The Dehalobacter sp. 12DCB1 region GTACGATCATCTGTTCTTCGGGTGTATGCGCACCGATTTGTAGTTTCACCAAAACAAATGCATTCAGGATCAGGACAATGGCCATAAAAATGCCCAACACCCTCCATTTTCGGATAAATTCATATTTAATCAGATTAACCATGGTAAACCTCCTTATACAATGCCTCAATTGAACAGGATTTCTCCATTCTGAATTTTTCCGCGTCACCAGCCAAGACGACCGTTCCGTGATCCAGGAAAATTACTTCATCCAGAACCGTTTCCAATTCACTGACCAGATGGCTGGAAATGATCACTGCACAGTCATCACGGAACGCACCCATGATCATCTTTATAATTTTTTCCCTGGAAATCGGGTCGATTCCATTCAGAGGTTCGTCCAGCAGATATAGCCTGGCCTTCCGGGCCATCGTCACGGACAGCTTGAGTCTGGCTTTCATGCCTGTAGACAGGCTGCTGACCTTCATATCTTCCTGCAACTCCATAAAGGTTAAATATTCCAGTGCTTTATTCCGGTCAAAGTCTTCATACATGTCGGCATAAAAATCAAGGATCCTATTAATTTTCATCCAGCCGAACAGATAATCATCCGTCGGCATAAAAGCCGTGCATTTTTTGGTTTCCGCTCCGATCGGATGACCGTTAACAGTCATTCTGCCGGAGGTTGGCTTAAAAAGTCCCGCAGCAATCTTGAAAAAGGTAGTCTTCCCACTGCCGTTAGGCCCGAGCAGCCCGTATACTTTGCCCTCTTCGATCTCCAGATCCAGGTCGTGCAGTGCCTTGTTCCGAAAAAATCCTTTGCTGACATTTTCAGCAATCAATACAGATGTCATTGAACAGCCTCCTTATCCAGCCTGCTTTTTATCAGCTCAATCATGTCGTTAAAATTAAATCCCAATTCTATCATTCCTTCAATAAAGTTTCTGACGATATCCTCTGCCATTTCTTTTTTCATAATCTCCACCTTCTCCTCCGATTCTGTAATAAAAGTACCTACCCCTCGTTTGGTAAAGGTCACTCCTTCCCGCTCCAGTTCATTGAAAACCCTTACCATGGTATTGGGATTGACCTTCAGGTTTTGGGCATATTCCCTTGATGACAGCAGTTTTTCGCCTAAATTCATTTTTCCTAGAATGATGTCTTTCTTAATCAAATTCATAATCTGAATATAAATCGGCGCAGTATTATCAAAATTCATTATGTCACCCCTTCAACATTATACTAGTGCACTATTTATATAGTACACTAGTATAATGTTGAAGTCAAGTGATAATAAACAACCATGCACGATGGGAACACCAGTAGACTTTGCCGATCTACAGCCAGGAGG contains the following coding sequences:
- a CDS encoding ABC transporter ATP-binding protein — protein: MTSVLIAENVSKGFFRNKALHDLDLEIEEGKVYGLLGPNGSGKTTFFKIAAGLFKPTSGRMTVNGHPIGAETKKCTAFMPTDDYLFGWMKINRILDFYADMYEDFDRNKALEYLTFMELQEDMKVSSLSTGMKARLKLSVTMARKARLYLLDEPLNGIDPISREKIIKMIMGAFRDDCAVIISSHLVSELETVLDEVIFLDHGTVVLAGDAEKFRMEKSCSIEALYKEVYHG
- a CDS encoding GntR family transcriptional regulator, translating into MNFDNTAPIYIQIMNLIKKDIILGKMNLGEKLLSSREYAQNLKVNPNTMVRVFNELEREGVTFTKRGVGTFITESEEKVEIMKKEMAEDIVRNFIEGMIELGFNFNDMIELIKSRLDKEAVQ